A stretch of Brassica rapa cultivar Chiifu-401-42 chromosome A08, CAAS_Brap_v3.01, whole genome shotgun sequence DNA encodes these proteins:
- the LOC103834018 gene encoding probable zinc transporter 12 isoform X1, with protein sequence MGKSLIVVYLVALLVLSVSAAAEEGNDSGCSAAVNSATDLKYKIVAIFSTLIFGIFGVCLPIFGLDGDGFFYACVRQFGAYVMLLASVVYILPDATASLTSSCIGDFPMTGVVVARAAAILTMIEFKSFASAFMNISHSENHNGDDDHVDNSASQGHSVSRQDHNKIRQKLVTQVLELGFVVHSVIIGIALGASPHLSTIKPLIPAITFHQLFQGISLGGCISKAKFDLKKTLIIVIVFSLTTPVGIGIGIGVAEIYYKNGPTTLIVSGSLNAAAAGLLVTTSNLIVFFTC encoded by the exons ATGGGTAAATCCCTGATTGTTGTCTATTTGGTTGCTCTACTTGTTCTTTCAGTCTCCGCGGCGGCCGAGGAAGGAAACGACAGCGGTTGCTCTGCCGCTGTAAATTCAGCAACGGATCTTAAGTATAAGATCGTAGCTATCTTCTCCACTTTGATTTTCGGAATTTTTGGTGTTTGTTTGCCCATCTTTGGCCTCGATGGAGATGGTTTTTTCTACGCATGCGTTAGGCAATTCGGTGCCTATGTAATGTTACTCGCCTCTGTGGTCTACATTCTTCCTGATGCTACAGCCAGCCTCACTAGTTCTTGCATCGGAGATTTCCCGATGACTGGAGTTGTTGTAGCCAGGGCTGCTGCCATCTTAACCATGATTGAATTCAAGTCCTTCGCTTCAGCTTTTATGAATATATCTCACTCGGAAAACCACAACGGTGATGATGATCATGTTGATAATAGTGCTTCACAAGGACACTCTGTTTCCCGACAAGATCACAATAAGATTAGACAGAAGCTCGTAACTCAG GTCTTGGAGTTAGGGTTTGTGGTTCACTCAGTGATCATTGGAATAGCTTTAGGAGCATCTCCACATCTTAGCACAATTAAGCCTCTTATACCTGCAATTACCTTCCATCAATTGTTCCAAGGAATTAGTCTTGGAGGTTGCATCTCCAAG GCAAAGTTTGACTTGAAGAAAACTTTAATTATCGTGATAGTGTTTTCTCTCACAACACCTGTAGGAATCGGGATCGGTATTGGAGTCGCCGAGATTTACTACAAGAATGGCCCGACCACGTTGATAGTGTCCGGTTCTTTAAACGCTGCAGCCGCCGGGTTACTAGTTACAACCTCAAACCTCATAGTATTTTTCACATGTTAA
- the LOC103834018 gene encoding probable zinc transporter 12 isoform X2, with translation MGKSLIVVYLVALLVLSVSAAAEEGNDSGCSAAVNSATDLKYKIVAIFSTLIFGIFGVCLPIFGLDGDGFFYACVRQFGAYVMLLASVVYILPDATASLTSSCIGDFPMTGVVVARAAAILTMIEFKSFASAFMNISHSENHNGDDDHVDNSASQGHSVSRQDHNKIRQKLVTQVLELGFVVHSVIIGIALGASPHLSTIKPLIPAITFHQLFQGISLGGCISKESGSVLESPRFTTRMARPR, from the exons ATGGGTAAATCCCTGATTGTTGTCTATTTGGTTGCTCTACTTGTTCTTTCAGTCTCCGCGGCGGCCGAGGAAGGAAACGACAGCGGTTGCTCTGCCGCTGTAAATTCAGCAACGGATCTTAAGTATAAGATCGTAGCTATCTTCTCCACTTTGATTTTCGGAATTTTTGGTGTTTGTTTGCCCATCTTTGGCCTCGATGGAGATGGTTTTTTCTACGCATGCGTTAGGCAATTCGGTGCCTATGTAATGTTACTCGCCTCTGTGGTCTACATTCTTCCTGATGCTACAGCCAGCCTCACTAGTTCTTGCATCGGAGATTTCCCGATGACTGGAGTTGTTGTAGCCAGGGCTGCTGCCATCTTAACCATGATTGAATTCAAGTCCTTCGCTTCAGCTTTTATGAATATATCTCACTCGGAAAACCACAACGGTGATGATGATCATGTTGATAATAGTGCTTCACAAGGACACTCTGTTTCCCGACAAGATCACAATAAGATTAGACAGAAGCTCGTAACTCAG GTCTTGGAGTTAGGGTTTGTGGTTCACTCAGTGATCATTGGAATAGCTTTAGGAGCATCTCCACATCTTAGCACAATTAAGCCTCTTATACCTGCAATTACCTTCCATCAATTGTTCCAAGGAATTAGTCTTGGAGGTTGCATCTCCAAG GAATCGGGATCGGTATTGGAGTCGCCGAGATTTACTACAAGAATGGCCCGACCACGTTGA
- the LOC103834019 gene encoding RGG repeats nuclear RNA binding protein B yields the protein MATLNPFDLLDDDAEDPSLLAAAKPLKVEKAAPAQPAKLPSKPLPPSQAVREGKNGPGGGRGSRGRSGGFNRNNDAPANENGYGGGYRRSEEGDGGRRGGSVGGYRGRGGRRGGYNNGESGDFERPRRNYDRQSGAVHGNEFKRDGAGRGNWGTNEDEVPPVTEESTTVVEKDLAVEKEGEATDANKETPVEAQAEKEPEDTEMTLEEYEKVLEEKRKALQSTKVEERKVDTKVFDSMQQLSSKKSNNDEVFIKLGTEKDKRPVEREEKTKKSLSINEFLKPANGESYRGGYRGGRVSRGPREGADRGGRGPREGSDRGGRGPRRADRGGRGPRRDNGGGEQKAAAPKFVAPAPKIEDAAQFPTLGK from the exons ATGGCGACTTTGAACCCTTTCGATCTGTTGGACGATGACGCAGAGGATCCTAGCCTGCTCGCTGCGGCTAAGCCACTGAAGGTAGAGAAAGCTGCTCCAGCTCAGCCTGCTAAGTTGCCTTCTAAGCCGCTTCCCCCTTCTCAAGCCG TGAGGGAGGGAAAGAACGGTCCTGGTGGAGGACGTGGCAGCCGTGGTAGGAGTGGTGGATTCAACAGGAACAATGATGCTCCTGCTAATGAGAACGGATATGGTGGAGGCTACAGACGCTctgaagaaggagatggaggtAGACGCGGTGGGTCTGTTGGTGGATACCGTGGTCGTGGTGGTCGCCGTGGAGGCTACAACAATGGAGAGTCTGGTGACTTTGAACGTCCACGTAGGAACTATGACCGCCAGAGTGGAGCAGTTCACGG AAATGAGTTCAAGCGTGATGGAGCTGGCCGTGGTAACTGGGGAACCAATGAAGATGAAGTTCCTCC GGTGACTGAAGAATCCACAACTGTTGTGGAGAAGGATTTGGCTGTTGAGAAGGAAGGTGAAGCAACTGATGCTAACAAAGAGACACCTGTTGAAGCTCAAGCAGAGAAAGAGCCAGAGGACACG GAGATGACTCTGGAGGAGTATGAGAAAGTTTTGGAGGAGAAGAGGAAAGCTCTGCAGTCCACCAAGGTTGAAGAAAGGAAGGTTGACACCAAAGTGTTTGACTCCATGCAACAGCTCTCGAGCAAAAAGAGCAACAACGATGAGGTTTTCATCAAACTG GGAACAGAGAAGGACAAGCGCCCagttgagagagaagagaagaccAAGAAG tcgTTGAGCATCAATGAGTTTCTGAAACCTGCCAATGGTGAGAGTTACAGAGGTGGTTACCGTGGCGGAAGGGTAAGCCGTGGACCAAGAGAGGGAGCTGACAGAGGAGGTCGTGGACCAAGAGAGGGATCCGACAGAGGAGGTCGTGGACCAAGAAGAGCCGACAGAGGTGGTCGGGGACCAAGAAGAGACAATGGAGGAGGAGAGCAGAAGGCTGCTGCACCAAAATTTGTGGCTCCTGCACCAAAGATTGAAGACGCAGCACAGTTCCCTACTCTGGGCAAGTAA
- the LOC103834020 gene encoding ras-related protein RABD2c — MYLNLKLTETMVWAFLIYKFTTLSTQKQSHPLRLSLSLSLSHRRRSPPDYLFTTTARSTMNPEYDYLFKLLLIGDSGVGKSCLLLRFADDSYLDSYISTIGVDFKIRTVEQDGKTIKLQIWDTAGQERFRTITSSYYRGAHGIIVTYDVTDQESFNNVKQWLNEIDRYASENVNKLLVGNKCDLTSQKVVSTETAKAFADELGIPFLETSAKNATNVEEAFMAMTAAIKTRMASQPAGGSKPSTVQIRGQPVNQQSGCCSS, encoded by the exons atgtatttaaatttaaaattgacCGAGACAATGGTGTGGGCCtttcttatatataaatttaccaCGTTGTCTACACAAAAGCAAAGCCATCCTttacgtctctctctctctctctctctctcacaccgACGAAGATCGCCGCCGGATTATCTGTTCACAACTACCGCTAGATCAACCATGAATCCTGAATA TGACTATCTGTTCAAGCTTCTGCTCATTGGTGATTCTGGTGTTGGCAAGTCATGCTTGCTTCTTAGGTTTGCT GATGATTCCTACCTGGATAGCTACATCAGCACCATTGGTGTTGACTTT AAAATCCGCACTGTCGAACAAGATGGAAAGACCATCAAACTCCAGATT TGGGATACGGCAGGTCAAGAGCGTTTCAGAACCATCACTAGCAGTTACTACAGAGGAGCTCATGGCATCATT GTGACTTATGATGTAACAGACCAAGAAAGCTTCAACAATGTCAAGCAATGGCTGAATGAAATCGACCGCTACGCTAGTGAGAATGTCAACAAGCTACTGGTTGGGAACAAGTGTGATCTCACTTCACAGAAAGTTGTCTCCACTGAAACTGCCAAG GCTTTCGCTGATGAACTTGGGATCCCATTCCTGGAAACGAGTGCCAAGAATGCTACCAATGTCGAAGAAGCTTTCATGGCCATGACTGCCGCAATCAAGACAAG AATGGCGAGTCAACCTGCAGGAGGATCCAAGccatcaacggtccagatccgAGGACAACCAGTAAACCAACAATCAGGCTGCTGCTCTTCTTAA
- the LOC103834021 gene encoding putative glycerol-3-phosphate transporter 4 isoform X2: MAMGSKRKTPPGILLLRRVRGRNWSPKTFRYAILLITFIAYACYHASRKPSSIVKSVLHPEPSTKPPQQEHINMRPWPLGDVFVKEEETDVNRRGSANKGWEPFNGKGGTSRLGEIDVAFLACYSIGMYVAGHLGDSLDLRLFLTWGMIGSGFFVGLFGMGYFWGIHAFWFFLVMQMAAGLFQATGWPSVVAVVGNWFGKRKRGLIMGIWNAHTSVGNICGSLIAAGVLQYGWGWSFIAPGLVMSLGGVLVYLFLAAYPEDVGFPDINSNSGKFIKRRRDIEEEVEEEVDVEDEGESSGSGSGQGYENKRSVGLLQACMIPGVIPFAMCLFFSKLVAYTFLYWLPFYLSQTTIGGEYMSVKTAGNLSTLFDVGGIVGGILAGYISDKFKARATTAATFMYAAIPAMLVYHSYGGVSQTVNVVLMMVAGLFVNGPYALITTAVSADLGTHKSLQGDSRALATVTAIIDGTGSAGAALGPLLTGFLSTLGWEAVFYMLVVGALCAGLLLTRLVIAEIREKLGYVDEVTACEPLLNERR, encoded by the exons ATGGCGATGGGTTCGAAGAGGAAGACACCGCCTGGGATTCTACTTCTGAGGAGAGTCAGAGGAAGAAACTGGAGCCCGAAGACGTTTCGTTACGCGATTCTATTGATCACTTTCATCGCCTACGCTTGTTACCACGCTTCTCGGAAACCAAGCAGCATAGTGAAAAGCGTTTTACACCCCGAGCCAAGCACCAAGCCACCGCAACAAGAACACATCAACATGCGTCCTTGGCCTTTGGGTGACGTGTTCGTGAAGGAGGAAGAAACCGATGTGAATCGTCGCGGCTCTGCTAATAAAGGATGGGAACCGTTTAACGGGAAAGGTGGCACGTCGAGGCTGGGAGAGATCGACGTGGCGTTTCTCGCTTGTTACTCGATAGGAATGTATGTCGCGGGGCATTTGGGTGATAGTTTGGATCTGAGGTTGTTTCTGACTTGGGGAATGATTGGGAGTGGGTTCTTCGTGGGGCTGTTTGGGATGGGTTACTTCTGGGGCATTCACGCGTTTTGGTTCTTTCTGGTGATGCAAATGGCGGCTGGGTTGTTTCAGGCGACGGGCTGGCCGTCTGTTGTGGCTGTGGTCGGGAACTGGTTCGGGAAGAGGAAGAGAGGGCTTATCATGGGGATTTGGAATGCTCATACTTCGGTCGGGAACATTTGTGGTTCCTTGATAGCTGCTGGTGTTCTTCAGTACGGTTGGGGTTGGTCGTTTATAGCTCCTGGTTTGGTTATGTCTTTAGGAGGTGTTCTTGTTTACTTGTTCTTGGCTGCTTACCCTGAGGATGTTGGCTTTCCGGATATCAATTCTAATTCTGGTAAGTTCATTAAGAGGCGCCGCGACATCGAAGaagaggtagaagaagaagtagatGTGGAAGACGAAGGGGAGAGTTCAGGGTCAGGGTCAGGACAAGGGTACGAGAATAAAAGAAGTGTTGGTCTTTTGCAAGCTTGTATGATTCCTGGTGTGATACCATTTGCGATGTGTCTCTTCTTCTCGAAGCTGGTCGCCTACACGTTCTTGTACTGGTTACCGTTTTATCTGAGCCAAACAA CTATTGGTGGAGAGTATATGTCTGTGAAGACAGCAGGAAACCTCTCGACGCTTTTCGACGTCGGAGGCATTGTGGGAGGGATTCTCGCTGGTTACATTTCAGACAAGTTCAAAGCGAGAGCGACGACTGCAGCAACGTTCATGTACGCTGCTATTCCCGCGATGCTCGTGTACCATTCCTATGGAGGTGTCTCTCAGACAGTCAACGTCGTTCTCATGATGGTTGCTGGTTTGTTTGTCAATGGACCTTACGCACTCATCACAACCGCGGTCTCTGCTGATCTCGGAACGCACAAGTCTCTACAAGGGGATTCGAGGGCGCTTGCGACTGTGACTGCTATTATCGATGGGACTGGATCTGCTGGTGCGGCTTTGGGACCTCTTCTGACAGGGTTTCTTTCGACGTTGGGTTGGGAGGCTGTGTTCTATATGTTGGTCGTTGGAGCTCTTTGTGCTGGGTTGCTTTTGACCCGTTTGGTTATTGCTGAGATTAGAGAGAAACTTGGATATGTTGATGAAG ttacTGCGTGTGAACCACTATTAAACGAGAGAAGATGA
- the LOC103834021 gene encoding putative glycerol-3-phosphate transporter 4 isoform X1: protein MAMGSKRKTPPGILLLRRVRGRNWSPKTFRYAILLITFIAYACYHASRKPSSIVKSVLHPEPSTKPPQQEHINMRPWPLGDVFVKEEETDVNRRGSANKGWEPFNGKGGTSRLGEIDVAFLACYSIGMYVAGHLGDSLDLRLFLTWGMIGSGFFVGLFGMGYFWGIHAFWFFLVMQMAAGLFQATGWPSVVAVVGNWFGKRKRGLIMGIWNAHTSVGNICGSLIAAGVLQYGWGWSFIAPGLVMSLGGVLVYLFLAAYPEDVGFPDINSNSGKFIKRRRDIEEEVEEEVDVEDEGESSGSGSGQGYENKRSVGLLQACMIPGVIPFAMCLFFSKLVAYTFLYWLPFYLSQTTIGGEYMSVKTAGNLSTLFDVGGIVGGILAGYISDKFKARATTAATFMYAAIPAMLVYHSYGGVSQTVNVVLMMVAGLFVNGPYALITTAVSADLGTHKSLQGDSRALATVTAIIDGTGSAGAALGPLLTGFLSTLGWEAVFYMLVVGALCAGLLLTRLVIAEIREKLGYVDEGNAHQIFYCVFEETLMI, encoded by the exons ATGGCGATGGGTTCGAAGAGGAAGACACCGCCTGGGATTCTACTTCTGAGGAGAGTCAGAGGAAGAAACTGGAGCCCGAAGACGTTTCGTTACGCGATTCTATTGATCACTTTCATCGCCTACGCTTGTTACCACGCTTCTCGGAAACCAAGCAGCATAGTGAAAAGCGTTTTACACCCCGAGCCAAGCACCAAGCCACCGCAACAAGAACACATCAACATGCGTCCTTGGCCTTTGGGTGACGTGTTCGTGAAGGAGGAAGAAACCGATGTGAATCGTCGCGGCTCTGCTAATAAAGGATGGGAACCGTTTAACGGGAAAGGTGGCACGTCGAGGCTGGGAGAGATCGACGTGGCGTTTCTCGCTTGTTACTCGATAGGAATGTATGTCGCGGGGCATTTGGGTGATAGTTTGGATCTGAGGTTGTTTCTGACTTGGGGAATGATTGGGAGTGGGTTCTTCGTGGGGCTGTTTGGGATGGGTTACTTCTGGGGCATTCACGCGTTTTGGTTCTTTCTGGTGATGCAAATGGCGGCTGGGTTGTTTCAGGCGACGGGCTGGCCGTCTGTTGTGGCTGTGGTCGGGAACTGGTTCGGGAAGAGGAAGAGAGGGCTTATCATGGGGATTTGGAATGCTCATACTTCGGTCGGGAACATTTGTGGTTCCTTGATAGCTGCTGGTGTTCTTCAGTACGGTTGGGGTTGGTCGTTTATAGCTCCTGGTTTGGTTATGTCTTTAGGAGGTGTTCTTGTTTACTTGTTCTTGGCTGCTTACCCTGAGGATGTTGGCTTTCCGGATATCAATTCTAATTCTGGTAAGTTCATTAAGAGGCGCCGCGACATCGAAGaagaggtagaagaagaagtagatGTGGAAGACGAAGGGGAGAGTTCAGGGTCAGGGTCAGGACAAGGGTACGAGAATAAAAGAAGTGTTGGTCTTTTGCAAGCTTGTATGATTCCTGGTGTGATACCATTTGCGATGTGTCTCTTCTTCTCGAAGCTGGTCGCCTACACGTTCTTGTACTGGTTACCGTTTTATCTGAGCCAAACAA CTATTGGTGGAGAGTATATGTCTGTGAAGACAGCAGGAAACCTCTCGACGCTTTTCGACGTCGGAGGCATTGTGGGAGGGATTCTCGCTGGTTACATTTCAGACAAGTTCAAAGCGAGAGCGACGACTGCAGCAACGTTCATGTACGCTGCTATTCCCGCGATGCTCGTGTACCATTCCTATGGAGGTGTCTCTCAGACAGTCAACGTCGTTCTCATGATGGTTGCTGGTTTGTTTGTCAATGGACCTTACGCACTCATCACAACCGCGGTCTCTGCTGATCTCGGAACGCACAAGTCTCTACAAGGGGATTCGAGGGCGCTTGCGACTGTGACTGCTATTATCGATGGGACTGGATCTGCTGGTGCGGCTTTGGGACCTCTTCTGACAGGGTTTCTTTCGACGTTGGGTTGGGAGGCTGTGTTCTATATGTTGGTCGTTGGAGCTCTTTGTGCTGGGTTGCTTTTGACCCGTTTGGTTATTGCTGAGATTAGAGAGAAACTTGGATATGTTGATGAAGGTAATGCGCACCAAATCTTTTATTGTGTGTTTGAAGAAACGTTGATGATCTGA
- the LOC103834022 gene encoding 50S ribosomal protein L19-1, chloroplastic, with protein sequence MATSSHLFPQALHMIPTSQPSKKLGFSSFLSCAPSMNPPRLSVSRLSLNHSVSKSSFSLDAKARREVLVRAEGEGEGEGEGEAEEAVDEGNVEEVVEAKAPRKARVKLGDVMGILNLKAIEVSEKVRPVPEIRTGDIVEIKLEVPENRRRLSIYKGIVMSRQNAGIHTTIRIRRIIAGIGVEIVFPIYSPNIKEIKVVSHRKVRRARLYYLRDKLPRLSTFK encoded by the exons ATGGCGACAAGCTCTCATCTCTTTCCTCAG GCATTGCACATGATTCCGACTAGTCAGCCATCGAAGAAACTAGGGTTTTCGTCGTTCCTATCATGCGCACCTTCGATGAATCCTCCTCGTCTATCAGTGTCTAGGCTATCTCTGAACCACTCCGTCTCGAAATCTAGCTTCTCACTCGATGCTAAGGCGAGACGAGAGGTTCTCGTTAGAGCAGAAGGTGAAGGTGAAGGTGAAGGTGAAGGTGAAGCAGAGGAAGCTGTTGATGAAGGCAATGTAGAAGAGGTGGTCGAAGCCAAAGCTCCACGAAAGGCGAGAGTCAAGCTCGGAGACGTAATGGGG ATACTGAACCTCAAAGCAATTGAGGTATCCGAGAAAGTGAGACCTGTTCCTGAAATCAGGACTGGAGATATCGTTGAGATCAAACTG GAAGTTCCTGAAAACAGACGTAGGTTGTCTATCTACAAAGGCATAGTCATGTCTAGACAAAACGCTGGCATCCACACTACCATTCGTATTCGCAGGATTATTGCTGGTATTGGCGTTGAAATCGTGTTTCCCAT ATACTCTCCCAATATCAAAGAGATAAAAGTTGTGAGTCACAGAAAAGTGAGAAGAGCAAGGCTTTACTACCTCAGGGACAAGCTTCCCCGTCTCTCCACTTTTAAGTGA
- the LOC103834023 gene encoding GATA transcription factor 26 isoform X1 produces the protein MGKQGPCYHCGVTSTPLWRNGPPEKPVLCNACGSRWRTKGTLVNYAPLHARADGEENQDHQRYQRMKSISLSNKNTETKMLKRKAIQESLPNKRPVLEFNYGLKKAMIEEDASNRSSSGSAISNTESCAQFSSAGDGSELNAWETTVPCKRRTCVGRPKTSSSVEKLTKDLFNILQEQQQSSVSSEGEDLLFESMFSAEIGHGSVLMMDPPHSFAREEESEASSLSSISDAYSHSVKRAEIGAVRGSEFVGQAVKQEQLKRTKSQTGRVHVLGSHSSPLCTIDLKDVFNFDEFTEQFTEEEQKKLMKLLPQIDSVNLPDSLRMMFESAQFKENFSLFQKLIADGVFEMPSSSGAKLEDIRAFKKLALSDFNKSRLVESYNHLKEREKGTGDSVTTTTSRSSLNPNVPKTIVTIKKHCENQTQVKSESRGLMRSPKSVTKMKASDESKVLTENNGSCFSPRSLASVFAQESGGTTLFGNENNCSSDQDLLLMDLPSNGSFPQAELLHQL, from the exons atggGGAAGCAAGGACCTTGCTATCACTGTGGAGTTACAA GCACACCTCTGTGGCGAAATGGGCCACCAGAGAAGCCAGTTTTGTGCAATGCGTGTGGATCGCGTTGGAGAACAAAGGGAACACTTGTGAACTACGCTCCACTTCACGCACGTGCTGATGGTGAAGAGAACCAAGATCATCAGAGGTATCAAAGAATGAAGAGCATCTCTTTAAGTAACAAGAACACAGAAACCAAGATGCTCAAGAGGAAAGCAATTCAAGAAAGCCTCCCCAATAAAAGACCGGTCTTAGAATTCAATTATGGTCTGAAAAAGGCCATGATAGAGGAGGATGCTAGTAACAGATCAAGCTCTGGTTCGGCTATATCAAACACCGAGAGTTGTGCACAGTTTAGCAGTGCAGGAGATGGGAGTGAGTTAAATGCTTGGGAGACGACTGTTCCTTGCAAGAGGAGGACGTGTGTGGGACGTCCAAAGACATCATCTTCTGTTGAGAAGCTCACGAAGGACCTTTTCAATATTCTACAAGAGCAGCAGCAATCGTCAGTTTCATCAGAGGGAGAAGATCTTCTTTTTGAGTCAATGTTCTCTGCTGAGATTGGACATGGGAGTGTTCTCATGATGGATCCTCCTCACTCGTTTGCTCGGGAAGAGGAGTCTGAAGCCAGCTCACTCTCATCCATCAGTGATGCATACTCACATTCCGTGAAGCGTGCTGAGATTGGAGCAGTGAGAGGTTCAGAGTTTGTTGGACAAGCAGTAAAGCAAGAGCAGCTCAAGAGGACCAAGTCTCAAACTGGAAGAGTGCATGTCCTTGGGAGCCATAGTTCACCACTTTGTACCATAGACTTGAAG GATGTTTTCAACTTTGATGAGTTCACAGAACAATTCACAGAGGAAGAACAGAAGAAACTAATGAAACTACTTCCTCAGATTGACTCTGTTAACCTTCCTGATAG cctCAGAATGATGTTTGAAAGTGCTCAGTTCAAAGAGAACTTCTCTTTGTTTCAGAAACTTATTGCAGATGGTGTCTTTGAGATGCCTTCTTCCTCTGGGGCAAAACTGGAAGACATAAGGGCTTTTAAGAAGCTTGCATTGTCTGATTTTAACAAATCTCGTTTGGTGGAAAGCTATAACCACCTTAAG GAACGTGAAAAGGGGACCGGAGATTCTGTTACTACAACAACTTCAAGAAGCTCATTAAACCCAAATGTACCTAAAACTATTGTGACCATTAAGAAACATTGTGAAAACCAAACTCAAGTCAAGTCAG AGTCGAGAGGGCTTATGAGGAGTCCCAAAAGTGTGACAAAGATGAAAGCAAGCGATGAAAGCAAAGTTCTGACAGAGAACAACGGTTCTTGCTTCAGCCCAAGAAGTTTAGCTTCTGTGTTTGCGCAAGAGAGTGGTGGTACTACATTGTTCGGCAATGAGAATAACTGCAGTTCTGATCAAGATCTGCTTCTTATGGACTTGCCATCAAATGGGTCGTTTCCTCAAGCAGAGCTGCTTCACCAACTTTGA
- the LOC103834023 gene encoding GATA transcription factor 26 isoform X2, whose protein sequence is MKSISLSNKNTETKMLKRKAIQESLPNKRPVLEFNYGLKKAMIEEDASNRSSSGSAISNTESCAQFSSAGDGSELNAWETTVPCKRRTCVGRPKTSSSVEKLTKDLFNILQEQQQSSVSSEGEDLLFESMFSAEIGHGSVLMMDPPHSFAREEESEASSLSSISDAYSHSVKRAEIGAVRGSEFVGQAVKQEQLKRTKSQTGRVHVLGSHSSPLCTIDLKDVFNFDEFTEQFTEEEQKKLMKLLPQIDSVNLPDSLRMMFESAQFKENFSLFQKLIADGVFEMPSSSGAKLEDIRAFKKLALSDFNKSRLVESYNHLKEREKGTGDSVTTTTSRSSLNPNVPKTIVTIKKHCENQTQVKSESRGLMRSPKSVTKMKASDESKVLTENNGSCFSPRSLASVFAQESGGTTLFGNENNCSSDQDLLLMDLPSNGSFPQAELLHQL, encoded by the exons ATGAAGAGCATCTCTTTAAGTAACAAGAACACAGAAACCAAGATGCTCAAGAGGAAAGCAATTCAAGAAAGCCTCCCCAATAAAAGACCGGTCTTAGAATTCAATTATGGTCTGAAAAAGGCCATGATAGAGGAGGATGCTAGTAACAGATCAAGCTCTGGTTCGGCTATATCAAACACCGAGAGTTGTGCACAGTTTAGCAGTGCAGGAGATGGGAGTGAGTTAAATGCTTGGGAGACGACTGTTCCTTGCAAGAGGAGGACGTGTGTGGGACGTCCAAAGACATCATCTTCTGTTGAGAAGCTCACGAAGGACCTTTTCAATATTCTACAAGAGCAGCAGCAATCGTCAGTTTCATCAGAGGGAGAAGATCTTCTTTTTGAGTCAATGTTCTCTGCTGAGATTGGACATGGGAGTGTTCTCATGATGGATCCTCCTCACTCGTTTGCTCGGGAAGAGGAGTCTGAAGCCAGCTCACTCTCATCCATCAGTGATGCATACTCACATTCCGTGAAGCGTGCTGAGATTGGAGCAGTGAGAGGTTCAGAGTTTGTTGGACAAGCAGTAAAGCAAGAGCAGCTCAAGAGGACCAAGTCTCAAACTGGAAGAGTGCATGTCCTTGGGAGCCATAGTTCACCACTTTGTACCATAGACTTGAAG GATGTTTTCAACTTTGATGAGTTCACAGAACAATTCACAGAGGAAGAACAGAAGAAACTAATGAAACTACTTCCTCAGATTGACTCTGTTAACCTTCCTGATAG cctCAGAATGATGTTTGAAAGTGCTCAGTTCAAAGAGAACTTCTCTTTGTTTCAGAAACTTATTGCAGATGGTGTCTTTGAGATGCCTTCTTCCTCTGGGGCAAAACTGGAAGACATAAGGGCTTTTAAGAAGCTTGCATTGTCTGATTTTAACAAATCTCGTTTGGTGGAAAGCTATAACCACCTTAAG GAACGTGAAAAGGGGACCGGAGATTCTGTTACTACAACAACTTCAAGAAGCTCATTAAACCCAAATGTACCTAAAACTATTGTGACCATTAAGAAACATTGTGAAAACCAAACTCAAGTCAAGTCAG AGTCGAGAGGGCTTATGAGGAGTCCCAAAAGTGTGACAAAGATGAAAGCAAGCGATGAAAGCAAAGTTCTGACAGAGAACAACGGTTCTTGCTTCAGCCCAAGAAGTTTAGCTTCTGTGTTTGCGCAAGAGAGTGGTGGTACTACATTGTTCGGCAATGAGAATAACTGCAGTTCTGATCAAGATCTGCTTCTTATGGACTTGCCATCAAATGGGTCGTTTCCTCAAGCAGAGCTGCTTCACCAACTTTGA